The Periplaneta americana isolate PAMFEO1 chromosome 10, P.americana_PAMFEO1_priV1, whole genome shotgun sequence genome includes a window with the following:
- the LOC138707954 gene encoding uncharacterized protein isoform X1, whose protein sequence is MEQWLRKETSGNDKVSELSREERNNNAGLNQVEVDMKNQALRLKVDNICEKIEELIEENNKLKKKMSEYDLKLRKDNLIIFGVEERGREKEMDTFKKVRDLCEVIFNIELREEHVDHTYRLGKGNKRPIFLSLKNTKVREVILNNLGRLRGSGVRVQTDMSFEVRNRRKRLLPYMKAARAKGHFAKMYEDKLKVNGKWYDLEFCLRNEDHPEFGLTRRTKEDKVDVCYMSEGKEQKKIIPTSRTEQVIVADHMVTGANSSEFRNPHADVRGSVEVMTHREDKCNVIKQRKQIPSLHTMAVRLAHSRRNADNNGTRSTGVRKKASGDKKRNQESGSDREESSEKIKGASVSGNLGCGSESVGGNKRERGIEEEEEEEGNRKKDRDRNKAETSSKERSEPATAEDIAMLLDTIKNCGDMIKKC, encoded by the coding sequence ATGGAACAGTGGTTACGGAAAGAGACATCAGGAAATGATAAAGTAAGTGAATTAAGTAGAGAGGAACGGAATAATAATGCAGGCTTGAATCAAGTAGAAGTAGATATGAAGAACCAGGCTTTAAGACTAAAAGTAGATAACATCTGTGAAAAGATAGAAGAGTTGATAgaagagaataacaaattaaagaagaagatgaGTGAATACGACCTCAAGTTGAGAAAAGATAACTTAATAATTTTCGGGGTTGAAGAAAGGGGCCGGGAAAAAGAGATGGATACCTTTAAGAAAGTGAGAGATTTATGTGAAGTGATCTTTAATATAgagttgagagaagaacatgtcgACCATACGTACAGATTAGGGAAAGGAAATAAAAGGCCTATCTTCTTGAGCCTCAAGAATACAAAAGTAAGGGAAGTTATTCTGAACAATCTAGGACGGCTCCGGGGTTCAGGAGTGAGGGTGCAAACAGATATGtcatttgaagtaagaaatagaagaaaacgaCTACTACCTTATATGAAAGCAGCGAGGGCGAAGGGTCACTTTGCTAAAATGTACGAAGATAAATTGAAAGTGAACGGAAAATGGTATGATCTGGAGTTCTGCCTGAGGAATGAAGATCATCCAGAATTTGGACTAACGAGAAGAACGAAAGAGGACAAAGTCGACGTTTGCTACATGAGCGAAGggaaggagcagaagaaaatcatcccaacttcAAGGACGGAACAAGTCATTGTCGCAGATCACATGGTAACAGGAGCGAATAGTAGTGAGTTCAGAAACCCACATGctgacgtacgaggaagtgtaGAGGTGATGACACATCGAGAAGATAAGTGTAACGTGATCAAGCAGCGTAAACagattcctagtctccatacgatggcagtaaggttagcgcactccagaaggaatgctgacaataacggaacaagaagCACAGGTGttagaaaaaaggcgagtggggataaaaagagaaaccaagagtcaggaagtgatagggaagaaagtagtgaaaagattaagggtgcgagtgtgagtggaaatctaggatgtggaagtgaaagcgtgggggggaataaaagagaaagaggaatagaagaagaagaagaagaagaaggaaatagaaagaaagacagagatagaaataaagcagagacaagcagtaaagaaaggtcagaacctgcgacagctgaggatatagcaatgtTATTAGATACGATTAAAAATTGTGGGGAtatgatcaaaaagtgctag